The following nucleotide sequence is from bacterium.
GCTGACGCGCGCCGGCGCGGCGTCGGTGATCCCGGACGCCTCGCTCGACGGGGAGACGCTCGCCCGAGAGATCGCCTCGGTGTTCGACTTTCCCGGCCGGTTCGCGCGCATGGCCGCTAGCGCGCGGGGGCTCGGCCGCCCGGAGGCGTCGGAGCGCGTGCTCGCGCTGGTCATGAGCCTGGTGCGCCGGCCGGCCATCCAGAGGGCCGTCGGGTGATCGCGCCCGGCACCCGGGTCCACTTCATCGGGATCGGCGGCGCCGGTATGAGCGCGATCGCGTCGGTGCTCTTGGCGCGCGGCTATCCCGTGTCCGGCTCCGACCTTCGGGAGAGCGAGGTGACGCGGCGGCTGCGCGCGGCCGGCGCGCGGATCCAGATCGGGCACGCCCCGGAGCACGTGACGGCCGGGCAGGTGGTCGTGATCAGCCGCGCCGTGCCCGACGAGAACGTGGAGATTCAGCAGGCGCTCGCGCAGGGGCTGCCGATCATGCACCGCGCTCAGATGCTCGCGGCGCTGATGGAAGGGGCGCGGGGCATCGCGGTGGTGGGCACGCACGGCAAGACCACCACGACCTCGATGACCGCCCTCGTGCTCGAACGGGCCGGCCGCGATCCGACGGTGCTGATCGGTGGAGAGGTGGAAGACTTCGGCGGCAACGCGCGCGCCGGGATCGGGACGGACCTCATCGCGGAGGTGGACGAGAGCGACGGCTCGCTCCTGTGGATCACCCCGAAGATCGCGGTCGTGACGAGCCTCGACGCCACCGACCACCTCGATTTCTACGGGTCCGAGGCGCGACTGGTCGAGACGTTCCGGATGTTCCTCGGCGCGCTTCCGCACGACGGGTTCGCCGCGATCTGCTCCGACGCCCCGGTGGGCCGGGAGCTGGCGGCCCATGCGCGCCCGCGTGTCGTGACCTACGGGCTTGACGCGGGCGCGGGCTACGCCGCGCGCATCCTCGAGATGGCCGGGCGCCGCACGGTGTTCGAGGCGCGCCGCGCCGGCCTCATGCTCGGCCGGGTTACGCTGGACGTGCCCGGCCGGTACAACGTTCAGAACGCCCTCGGCGCGCTCGCCGTCGGGACCGAGATGGACGTTCCGTTCCAGGTGTGCGCCGACGCGCTCGCCTCGTTTCACGGCGTGCAGCGGCGGTTCACGATGCGGGGCGAGGTGGCCGGGGTGCTCGTGGTCGACGACTACGCCCACAACCCGACCAAGGTGGGTGCCCTGCTGCAGGGCGCGCGCGAGTGCTGGCCGGGCGCCCGCATCATCGCGGTGTTCCAGCCGCATCGGTACACGCGCACGCGGACGGTCGGCGAGCAGTTCGGGGCGGCGTTCGACTGCGCCGACGAGGTGATCCTCACCGACATCTATCCAGCGGACGAAGCGCCGATTCCGGGGGTGGACGCCGGTATCGTGGCGCGGGCGATCGGCGGGCGGCGTCCCGTACGGTTCATCGCCGATGCCGGCGACGTCGCGGCGGTGCTCGAGGAGGAGGTCCGGCCGGGCGACTTGGTGCTGACGATCGGGGCGGGGGACGTCTCGAAGGTGGCCGACGAGTTGGTCGTCCGCCTGAAGCGCCGCGCGGCCGAACGGCCGCGCGCGTCCGGGAACGCGGGTGGGTAGCCCGGAGACCCTCGCCGCAGCGCTGGAGCGTCTGTGTCCCGGCGCGATCCGCCGGGAGGAGCCGCTGTCCCGCCACGTCTCGTTTCGCATCGGCGGGCCTGCGGATGTGCTGGCGCTGCCGGGCACGCTCGACGAACTCGCCCGGGTCGTCGCGTGGCTCTACCAGGAGCGCGAGCCGTTCGTGGTGCTCGGCCGCGGCAGCAACGTGCTCATCGCCGACCGCGGCGTCCGTGGGGTGGTCGTCAAGACCGGCCGCGGTCAGGAGGGCCTTCGCTTCGACGGAACCCGGGTCGACGCCGAGTGCGGCGTGAGCGTCCCGTACCTCGCCCGCCAGGCGTCGCTGCGCGGCCTCTCAGGCCTGGAGTTCGCCGGGGGCGTGCCCGGCTCGGTCGGCGGCGCCCTGGCGATGAACGCCGGGGCGCACGGGCACTGCATGGCCGAGGTCGTGACGCGCGTCCGGGTCGTGACGCCCGATGGCGAACGGACGTGGCGCGCGGACGAGTTGGCCTATGCGTACCGTGAGAGTCGTCTGCAGCATGAGCCCGCGGTCGTGCTCGACGCGACGCTGGAACTCGCGCAGGAGAGCCCGGAGGTGACGACGGCCCGACTCGACGAGTGGCTGCGGCACCGCAGCGACACGCAGCCGCTCGGCCCGCCGAGCTCCGGGTGCATCTTCCGGAATCCTGCCGGGGATCACGCGGGGCGGCTGATCGACACCGCCGGGGGCAAGGGGCTTCGGGTCGGGGGGGCGGTCGTGAGCGACCGCCACGCCAACTACATCCTCAACACGGAACACGCGACCGCGGCGGACGTACTCGGCCTGATCGCCCTCGTGCACCGGCGCGTACGCGAGCGGTTCGGCGTCGAGCTCGAGACCGAGGTCAAGCTGCTTGGGGAGTTCGACGCACGATGATCCTGGGGCGCGGGCGACCCGCCGGACAGGACCGCGCTGCCGAGTCGGAGGCGCCGTCGCGTCGGCCCGCGGTGCCGCCGGTACGCCCGGCGCGGCCGGGCGACGGGACGGTGACGCCAGCCGGGTCTCCGGCGGCGCCGCGGTTCCTGCGCCTGGTCCGATTCCTGGCGGCGACGTGCGTCCTGTGCGCCGTCGCCGCCTTCCCGGGGTCCTCGCTGTTCAACCTGGATACGGTCGTGGTCCGGGGCAACGCGCACATCGCAGGTGCGGAGATCCTCCGCCGGGTCGGCATCGGCCCCGGGGACAACGCGTTCCGCGTCGACGCGGTGGCGATCCGGGAACGTCTGCGCGAGGACCCGCGCATCGCCGACGCGTCCATCGCTCTCGCGTTTCCTCGGAACCTTATGGTGTCCGTGCGCGAGCGAGACCCGGTCGCCGCACTCGCATTCGGGGAGGGGTACGTGCTGCTGGGGGCCGACGGCGTGGCGATCGCGCGCGTGTCCGGACCCGGCGCCGCGATGCCGCTCGTGGTGGACCGTCTCGATCTGCCGTGGGTGCAGGCCGGGACAGCCGTACCGTCGCCGAGCGTCCGATTTGGAGTGACGGTGGCGGCGACCCTGCCCCCGCGCCTGCGTCCGGACGTCATCGGGTTGCGCGTGGACGCAAGCGGCGAAGTCGTGCTCCAAGCGCGTGACGGCATGTGGGTCAAGGTCG
It contains:
- the murC gene encoding UDP-N-acetylmuramate--L-alanine ligase — translated: MIAPGTRVHFIGIGGAGMSAIASVLLARGYPVSGSDLRESEVTRRLRAAGARIQIGHAPEHVTAGQVVVISRAVPDENVEIQQALAQGLPIMHRAQMLAALMEGARGIAVVGTHGKTTTTSMTALVLERAGRDPTVLIGGEVEDFGGNARAGIGTDLIAEVDESDGSLLWITPKIAVVTSLDATDHLDFYGSEARLVETFRMFLGALPHDGFAAICSDAPVGRELAAHARPRVVTYGLDAGAGYAARILEMAGRRTVFEARRAGLMLGRVTLDVPGRYNVQNALGALAVGTEMDVPFQVCADALASFHGVQRRFTMRGEVAGVLVVDDYAHNPTKVGALLQGARECWPGARIIAVFQPHRYTRTRTVGEQFGAAFDCADEVILTDIYPADEAPIPGVDAGIVARAIGGRRPVRFIADAGDVAAVLEEEVRPGDLVLTIGAGDVSKVADELVVRLKRRAAERPRASGNAGG
- the murB gene encoding UDP-N-acetylmuramate dehydrogenase, whose product is MGSPETLAAALERLCPGAIRREEPLSRHVSFRIGGPADVLALPGTLDELARVVAWLYQEREPFVVLGRGSNVLIADRGVRGVVVKTGRGQEGLRFDGTRVDAECGVSVPYLARQASLRGLSGLEFAGGVPGSVGGALAMNAGAHGHCMAEVVTRVRVVTPDGERTWRADELAYAYRESRLQHEPAVVLDATLELAQESPEVTTARLDEWLRHRSDTQPLGPPSSGCIFRNPAGDHAGRLIDTAGGKGLRVGGAVVSDRHANYILNTEHATAADVLGLIALVHRRVRERFGVELETEVKLLGEFDAR
- a CDS encoding FtsQ-type POTRA domain-containing protein; amino-acid sequence: MILGRGRPAGQDRAAESEAPSRRPAVPPVRPARPGDGTVTPAGSPAAPRFLRLVRFLAATCVLCAVAAFPGSSLFNLDTVVVRGNAHIAGAEILRRVGIGPGDNAFRVDAVAIRERLREDPRIADASIALAFPRNLMVSVRERDPVAALAFGEGYVLLGADGVAIARVSGPGAAMPLVVDRLDLPWVQAGTAVPSPSVRFGVTVAATLPPRLRPDVIGLRVDASGEVVLQARDGMWVKVGTADGLTDRLAMVPGVLAAVRARGLHAQYVDLRVPGSIVVMPAGAAPQDGATPARPGAPATVSTPPTPSMPDATPRGGGGQENTSHRGIQPGPPHPVPP